In one window of Verrucomicrobiia bacterium DNA:
- the aroF gene encoding 3-deoxy-7-phosphoheptulonate synthase — protein MIIVLKPNLSRKEESAVLREIRKLGYTPHVMRGVARTVIGAIGDERTHASLEPLSTWPQVESVTPIQKRYKLVSREAHPTDSTVTTRRTVIGGPKFQVMAGPCSVESEDQLLRTAVAVRDAGATILRGGAFKPRTSPYEFQGLGEKGLKLLAKARRETGLPVITELLSEDHAELVAEYADMLQIGTRNAQNFQLLIAAAKTGKPVLLKRGMSMRIEEWLLAGEYILANGNPGLLFCERGIRTFETYTRNTLDLSAVPILKHETHLPVVVDPSQGTGKASLVAAMCKGAIVMGADALLIEVHPNPAEAWSDGAQQLTLDGFRTLMRDLQPFIAAAGRQA, from the coding sequence TCATCGTCCTCAAACCCAACCTCTCCCGGAAGGAGGAATCCGCCGTCCTCCGCGAAATCCGCAAACTCGGCTACACCCCCCACGTCATGCGCGGCGTCGCCCGCACCGTCATCGGCGCCATCGGCGACGAACGCACCCACGCCTCCCTCGAACCCCTCTCCACCTGGCCCCAGGTCGAATCCGTCACCCCCATCCAGAAACGCTACAAACTCGTCAGCCGCGAAGCCCACCCCACCGACTCCACCGTCACCACGCGCCGCACCGTCATCGGCGGCCCGAAGTTCCAGGTCATGGCCGGCCCCTGCTCGGTCGAATCCGAAGACCAGCTCCTCCGCACCGCCGTGGCCGTCCGCGACGCCGGCGCCACCATCCTCCGCGGCGGCGCCTTCAAACCCCGCACCTCCCCCTACGAATTCCAGGGCCTCGGCGAAAAGGGCCTCAAGCTCCTCGCCAAAGCCCGCAGGGAAACCGGCCTCCCCGTCATCACCGAACTCCTCTCCGAAGACCACGCCGAACTCGTCGCCGAATACGCCGACATGCTCCAGATCGGCACCCGCAACGCCCAGAACTTCCAGCTCCTCATCGCCGCCGCCAAAACCGGCAAACCCGTCCTCCTCAAACGCGGCATGTCCATGCGCATCGAGGAATGGCTCCTCGCCGGCGAATACATCCTCGCCAACGGCAACCCCGGACTCCTCTTCTGCGAACGCGGCATCCGCACCTTCGAAACCTACACCCGCAACACCCTCGACCTCTCCGCCGTCCCCATCCTCAAACACGAAACCCATCTCCCCGTCGTCGTCGATCCCAGCCAGGGCACCGGCAAGGCCTCCCTCGTCGCCGCCATGTGCAAAGGCGCCATCGTCATGGGCGCCGATGCCCTCCTCATCGAAGTCCATCCCAACCCCGCCGAAGCCTGGAGCGACGGCGCCCAGCAACTCACCCTCGACGGCTTCCGCACCCTCATGCGCGATCTCCAACCCTTCATCGCCGCCGCCGGTCGCCAGGCTTGA